In the genome of Desulfovibrio desulfuricans, one region contains:
- a CDS encoding type I secretion system permease/ATPase yields MDKITSTGSDEQARHAVSGQETVSQDSGDAAAAAQAPPPAQPSAARSAAAPTMGPLRPSDVDFMPGLLRSLSVLLRLRGRTVSPHMLMAGISGSKVTPQACLRAARKAGLAGRIAYRPEIADIPGLVLPCILLLTHDRSCVLTALDGDMAEVVFPETSESAQLVTVDALQEEYSGYALFAAVEAVPEDRAERLSIARGKRWFWDVLRYYAPIYRHVALASVVINLIAVGSPLFTMNVYDRVVPNNAIETLWVLSSGICIIYFFNFLLSALRTHFVDVAGRNADIVLSSALVEKVLSMRLDSKPESTGALVSNLREFEQLREFFSSSSLLACIDLPFLVIFLLITAFIGGPIVFLSLAAMPVMIGIGLLLQHRSRTSAEDSYKQSMQKNALLVEIVSGLETLKSCMAESRMQKLWESVVGLSAKSTSESRRYSSLAITSSLLITQLVTVAMVVWGVYRISEGLMTMGALIGCSILVGRTMAPLLQMASLLTRLQNSHVALKALDMLMMLPSEDQAEKTCMDFGMLRPSFTIEGVSFAYPRQERLALQHVSLRIEPGERVGIIGPMGSGKSTLSKLLIGLYQPKEGAVKFGDVDIRQIPSMELRSRVGVLPQDVVLFYGSIRENIALGDPTINDHLILRAASLAGVTDFLRNNPAGFAAQVGEQGKALSGGQRQAVALARALVRDPEVLILDEPTSNMDTDSELLLQKRLQTVIGGRTLVLVTHRLSMLRIVDRLVVMEDGQIKMDGPRDVVLQGLRERSQKNMGNAERAARQGQNRHADNAAGA; encoded by the coding sequence ATGGATAAAATTACTTCCACGGGTTCAGACGAACAGGCCCGGCACGCTGTTTCCGGTCAGGAAACCGTCAGTCAGGATTCTGGTGACGCCGCTGCAGCCGCGCAGGCGCCACCGCCCGCGCAGCCGTCGGCCGCTCGCTCTGCGGCAGCCCCCACCATGGGGCCGTTGCGCCCTTCAGATGTGGATTTTATGCCCGGTTTGCTGCGCAGTCTTTCTGTGCTGTTGCGTTTGCGTGGCCGTACTGTTTCGCCGCATATGCTGATGGCTGGCATCTCGGGCAGCAAGGTGACGCCGCAGGCCTGCCTGCGGGCAGCCCGCAAGGCCGGTCTGGCCGGGCGCATCGCCTACCGGCCTGAAATCGCGGATATTCCCGGTCTGGTTTTGCCGTGCATTCTGCTGCTTACCCATGACCGCTCGTGCGTGCTCACTGCCCTCGACGGCGATATGGCCGAAGTGGTTTTTCCTGAAACCAGCGAAAGCGCCCAGCTTGTGACGGTGGACGCCCTGCAGGAAGAGTATTCTGGCTATGCGCTGTTTGCGGCAGTTGAGGCCGTGCCCGAAGACCGGGCGGAACGTCTCAGCATTGCCCGGGGCAAACGCTGGTTTTGGGACGTGCTGCGCTATTATGCGCCCATTTACAGGCATGTGGCCCTCGCCAGCGTGGTGATCAACCTCATCGCCGTGGGCAGCCCGCTGTTTACCATGAACGTCTATGACCGCGTGGTGCCCAACAATGCCATAGAAACGCTCTGGGTCCTGTCCAGCGGCATATGCATCATCTATTTTTTCAATTTTCTGCTCTCGGCGCTGCGCACGCATTTTGTGGATGTGGCGGGGCGCAACGCCGATATTGTGCTCTCGAGCGCTCTGGTCGAAAAGGTCCTGTCCATGCGCCTGGATTCCAAGCCCGAATCCACAGGCGCTCTGGTAAGCAATCTGCGCGAGTTTGAGCAGCTGCGCGAATTCTTTAGTTCTTCAAGTCTGCTTGCCTGCATTGACCTGCCTTTTTTGGTTATTTTTCTGCTGATTACGGCTTTTATAGGCGGCCCCATTGTTTTTTTGTCACTGGCGGCCATGCCCGTAATGATCGGTATCGGTCTGCTGCTGCAGCACCGCTCGCGCACGAGCGCCGAGGACAGCTACAAGCAGAGCATGCAAAAAAACGCCCTGCTGGTGGAAATTGTCAGCGGGCTTGAGACCCTTAAATCCTGCATGGCCGAAAGCCGCATGCAGAAATTGTGGGAATCCGTGGTGGGGCTTTCGGCAAAATCCACCAGTGAGTCACGCAGATACAGCAGCCTGGCGATCACGTCTTCCCTGCTCATCACCCAGCTGGTCACAGTGGCCATGGTGGTGTGGGGCGTGTACCGCATATCCGAAGGCCTCATGACCATGGGGGCGCTGATCGGCTGCAGCATCCTTGTGGGGCGCACCATGGCCCCCCTGTTGCAGATGGCCTCGCTGCTTACCCGCCTGCAGAATTCGCATGTGGCGCTCAAGGCCCTGGACATGCTTATGATGCTGCCCTCGGAAGACCAGGCGGAAAAGACCTGCATGGATTTTGGCATGTTGCGGCCTTCGTTTACCATTGAAGGGGTTTCGTTTGCCTACCCTCGGCAGGAGCGGCTGGCGTTGCAGCATGTTTCGCTGCGCATTGAACCGGGCGAGCGCGTGGGCATTATCGGCCCCATGGGATCGGGCAAAAGCACGCTTTCAAAGTTGCTCATCGGCCTGTATCAGCCCAAGGAAGGGGCCGTGAAGTTTGGCGATGTGGACATCCGCCAGATCCCCAGCATGGAGCTGCGCAGCCGCGTGGGCGTGCTGCCCCAGGACGTGGTGCTGTTTTACGGCAGCATCCGCGAAAATATCGCGCTGGGCGACCCCACCATCAACGACCATCTTATACTCCGCGCCGCGTCGCTGGCCGGGGTGACGGACTTTTTGCGCAACAATCCCGCAGGGTTTGCCGCGCAGGTGGGCGAGCAGGGCAAGGCCCTTTCTGGCGGGCAGCGGCAGGCTGTGGCCCTGGCGCGGGCTCTGGTGCGCGACCCCGAAGTGCTTATACTGGATGAACCCACAAGCAATATGGATACGGACTCGGAACTGCTGCTGCAAAAAAGGCTGCAGACGGTTATTGGCGGGCGCACGCTGGTGCTTGTAACGCACCGTCTGTCCATGCTGCGCATTGTTGACCGGCTTGTGGTGATGGAAGACGGCCAGATAAAAATGGACGGCCCGCGCGATGTGGTACTGCAGGGTTTGCGCGAGCGTTCGCAAAAAAATATGGGCAATGCGGAACGGGCCGCCCGGCAGGGACAGAATCGCCACGCCGACAACGCCGCCGGGGCCTGA
- a CDS encoding HlyD family type I secretion periplasmic adaptor subunit codes for MQLPQKKQETPGAENRLQPGGATPSGASGISLAVAATEPQNTVVTMAADIGGTPPPVEAQGTAAPAKSAAESSLASPLAPALGLPFGSQFSRPDVSAPLPAMPGSERMAGEPSADADNPERQETPDAALRNLATLVNDLAPDAEAMQPLATQAAEARREPGNLELFLRQLLLGGDNEQRPDKSLRESLRETADRLLGKATGKGAAGGPQGAAQANPGLFAAMDAPLRGLTPEDILYANEVDAALARRPEFGIRMLSITVAAFFLCLILWAAIASVDEVTHAEGSVVGSQRTQTIQNLEGGILRAVLVHEGQIVDKGVVLAQLDNEMAESAYRDAVNKAMENSLAIIRLEAEMKGEQPVFPQQIDVWAEKVIGRRVEPVLLGRVHQIVQDQENTWTSRRDQLSSEVDVLQSQYVQRLHDVEELSARKVQLDRSLELSIEQRNTAYALVQRNNFSKLEYLGMQQRVVELQGQIDSLAATIPKAKAAADESKQRIASRKAEQIAGVTEEINKRRQELNSLRESLSAGRDRVTRTELRAPVRSTVRQIYITTVGGVVKPGEPIMDLVPLDDTLVVEAKVKPQDVAFLRPGQEVMVKVSAYDFSIYGGLEGKLESISADTIEDKRGEHFYLVKVRTQKNAIVYHNEFLPIIPGMVVTADILIGKKTVLDYLLKPILKAKQNALRER; via the coding sequence ATGCAGTTGCCACAAAAAAAACAGGAAACGCCCGGTGCAGAAAACCGGCTGCAACCGGGGGGCGCGACGCCGTCCGGGGCTTCTGGCATCTCTTTGGCTGTCGCGGCCACCGAGCCGCAAAATACGGTTGTGACCATGGCGGCGGATATCGGCGGGACACCCCCCCCGGTCGAGGCGCAGGGCACTGCCGCGCCCGCAAAATCTGCCGCTGAATCTTCCCTTGCTTCTCCTCTTGCGCCTGCGCTGGGTTTGCCTTTTGGTTCGCAGTTTTCGCGGCCCGATGTTTCCGCGCCTCTGCCCGCCATGCCCGGCAGTGAGCGCATGGCAGGCGAGCCCTCCGCCGACGCCGACAACCCCGAGCGGCAGGAAACGCCCGACGCCGCACTGCGGAACCTGGCCACGCTGGTGAATGATCTGGCGCCCGACGCCGAGGCCATGCAGCCTCTGGCCACGCAAGCAGCCGAGGCCAGGCGCGAGCCGGGCAATCTTGAGCTTTTTTTGCGCCAGCTCTTGCTGGGCGGCGATAACGAACAGCGGCCGGACAAAAGTCTGCGTGAATCGCTGCGCGAGACTGCGGACAGGCTGCTGGGCAAAGCCACAGGCAAAGGCGCTGCGGGCGGCCCCCAGGGGGCGGCGCAGGCCAACCCCGGTCTGTTTGCCGCCATGGATGCCCCTCTGCGCGGTCTCACGCCCGAAGATATCCTGTACGCCAACGAGGTGGACGCGGCCCTGGCCAGACGGCCCGAATTCGGCATCCGCATGTTGTCCATCACCGTGGCGGCCTTTTTTTTGTGTCTGATTCTGTGGGCCGCCATTGCCAGCGTGGACGAGGTGACCCATGCGGAGGGGTCGGTGGTGGGCTCGCAGCGTACCCAGACCATTCAGAACCTGGAAGGCGGTATTTTGCGGGCCGTGCTTGTGCACGAAGGGCAAATTGTGGACAAGGGCGTCGTGCTGGCCCAGCTTGACAACGAGATGGCCGAGAGCGCTTACCGCGATGCCGTAAACAAGGCCATGGAAAACAGCCTGGCCATCATCCGCCTCGAGGCGGAAATGAAGGGCGAACAGCCCGTGTTTCCCCAGCAGATCGACGTGTGGGCCGAAAAGGTCATTGGGCGCAGGGTAGAGCCGGTTTTGCTGGGCCGGGTGCATCAGATAGTTCAGGATCAGGAAAATACCTGGACCAGCCGCCGGGACCAGCTCTCCTCCGAGGTAGACGTGCTGCAATCGCAGTATGTGCAGCGTCTGCACGATGTGGAAGAGCTTTCGGCCCGCAAGGTGCAGCTTGACCGCAGCCTTGAACTTTCTATCGAGCAGCGCAACACGGCCTACGCCCTTGTGCAGCGCAACAATTTTTCCAAGCTCGAATATCTGGGCATGCAGCAGCGGGTTGTGGAGCTGCAGGGGCAGATCGATTCGCTGGCGGCCACCATTCCCAAGGCCAAGGCTGCGGCGGACGAGTCAAAGCAGCGCATAGCCTCGCGCAAGGCCGAACAGATTGCCGGCGTGACAGAAGAGATCAACAAGCGCAGGCAAGAGCTCAACTCGCTGCGCGAAAGTCTTTCGGCGGGGCGCGACAGGGTCACCCGCACAGAGCTGCGCGCGCCAGTGCGCAGCACGGTAAGGCAGATATACATCACCACCGTCGGCGGCGTGGTCAAGCCTGGCGAGCCCATTATGGATCTTGTGCCGCTGGACGACACGCTGGTTGTTGAAGCCAAGGTCAAGCCGCAGGATGTAGCCTTTTTGCGCCCAGGGCAGGAGGTGATGGTCAAGGTCTCTGCCTACGACTTTTCCATTTACGGCGGGCTCGAGGGCAAGCTTGAGTCCATCAGCGCAGATACCATTGAAGACAAGCGGGGCGAGCATTTTTACCTTGTAAAGGTGCGCACCCAGAAAAACGCCATCGTCTACCACAACGAATTCTTGCCCATCATACCGGGCATGGTGGTGACGGCGGATATCCTGATAGGCAAAAAAACAGTGCTCGATTATCTGCTCAAGCCCATACTCAAGGCCAAGCAGAACGCCCTGCGCGAGCGTTGA
- a CDS encoding HD domain-containing phosphohydrolase, translating to MAPQDLTLPGAALRNRKAALTMSALFVLAVCLIFLFARWYLQDSREHLLREMGQDMKSQAASKVALLTVWSGTLAGQVNVFVSQDMLRLFAAEVANAGVSAQGILLQSQRSAGDPAAADMLSPLGDSGLASDDPLKKLAPRLPLMNNYLRDFAEKNSFIGLCLVNEGLQIYLAPDGPQQVAEEQKPFLQAALDSKQPVLMPVRRESGKLVMDMAFPVFAPLYVDSTGQRVVSLLLATYNVLSVTTATTGESGNGSHYDTFILQAFDKKLQRISPTEADGVVALPGWTLRDGKLPLGTYTDPGLPESEQQVYGLALPVPSLPWLVEQTVPMSRIDEKITGLRQKVLLASAIMTVLAGVLLAALWWSLVSRNERAVAVQMHRLYLVVNQQKQIMDGVNSALSAGIVLNDLDGGIHYANQSFARMCGMEAAALRGRRHSDLGMELAHSLVSHTLALYRSGEPFSFAEALLVGGRLRYFLTSCTPFKDEKGRLSGIVSVYSDMTDIALAQQRSQQMVAQTVNAFVRAIEAVDSYLRGQSAFTAQLAVALAGNLGRTDAETLATLRTAANLSHVGMIQLPKELLTKSGALSPSERAQLEKHVDYAREALSDIDFGLPVLEAITQMYERLDGSGYPAGLADGAICANARILAVSNTFCALVRPRSYREAHGTDDALRILAEMPPKYDAAVVAALQSYLATESGKAFMMHLLADQLTNDA from the coding sequence ATGGCACCCCAAGACCTGACGCTTCCAGGCGCGGCCCTGCGCAATCGCAAGGCCGCACTGACCATGTCGGCGCTGTTTGTGCTGGCGGTCTGCCTGATTTTTCTTTTTGCCCGTTGGTATCTGCAGGATTCACGCGAGCACCTGCTGCGCGAAATGGGGCAGGACATGAAATCGCAGGCCGCAAGCAAGGTGGCCCTGCTTACGGTATGGTCAGGCACGCTCGCCGGTCAGGTAAACGTGTTTGTCTCGCAGGACATGCTGCGTCTGTTTGCGGCAGAGGTCGCCAATGCCGGGGTGTCCGCTCAGGGCATACTGCTGCAGTCGCAGCGCAGCGCGGGCGACCCCGCTGCCGCCGACATGCTGTCCCCTCTGGGAGACAGCGGTTTGGCGAGCGACGACCCCCTGAAAAAGCTGGCGCCTCGCCTGCCGCTGATGAACAATTACCTGCGCGACTTTGCGGAAAAAAACAGTTTTATCGGCCTGTGCCTGGTCAACGAAGGTCTGCAGATATATCTGGCCCCCGACGGGCCGCAGCAGGTCGCCGAAGAGCAAAAGCCCTTTTTGCAGGCGGCGCTGGACAGCAAGCAGCCGGTGCTCATGCCTGTGCGCCGGGAAAGCGGCAAGCTTGTCATGGACATGGCCTTTCCTGTTTTTGCGCCCCTGTATGTGGATTCCACGGGCCAACGCGTGGTCTCGCTGCTCCTGGCCACTTACAACGTGCTGTCGGTAACGACCGCAACCACTGGCGAGTCGGGCAACGGCAGCCATTACGACACGTTTATCCTGCAGGCTTTTGACAAAAAACTGCAGCGCATTTCTCCCACAGAGGCTGATGGCGTGGTTGCTCTGCCCGGCTGGACGCTCAGGGACGGCAAGCTGCCCCTGGGAACGTACACCGACCCCGGGCTTCCTGAAAGCGAGCAGCAGGTCTACGGCCTTGCCCTGCCCGTGCCCAGCCTGCCCTGGCTTGTGGAGCAGACCGTGCCCATGAGCCGTATAGACGAAAAAATCACCGGCCTGCGCCAAAAGGTGCTGCTGGCCTCCGCCATTATGACCGTGCTTGCGGGCGTGCTGCTGGCCGCCCTGTGGTGGAGCCTCGTGAGCCGCAATGAGCGCGCCGTGGCGGTGCAGATGCACAGGCTCTATCTGGTGGTCAACCAGCAGAAGCAGATCATGGACGGCGTAAATTCCGCCCTCTCGGCCGGTATTGTGCTTAACGACCTGGACGGCGGCATCCACTACGCCAACCAGAGCTTTGCCCGCATGTGCGGCATGGAGGCGGCGGCGTTGCGCGGGCGCAGGCATTCCGACCTGGGCATGGAGCTGGCGCACAGCCTGGTGTCGCATACCCTTGCCCTGTACCGGTCTGGCGAGCCTTTCAGTTTTGCCGAGGCGCTGCTGGTTGGCGGCAGGCTGCGCTATTTTCTTACTTCGTGCACGCCCTTCAAGGATGAAAAGGGGCGGCTTTCGGGCATTGTTTCCGTTTACAGCGACATGACGGACATCGCCCTGGCCCAGCAGCGCTCGCAGCAGATGGTGGCCCAGACGGTCAATGCCTTCGTGCGGGCCATCGAGGCGGTGGACAGTTATCTGCGCGGGCAGTCGGCCTTTACCGCGCAGCTGGCGGTGGCGCTGGCAGGCAACCTTGGCCGTACCGATGCGGAAACCCTGGCAACCCTGCGTACTGCGGCCAACCTCTCGCATGTGGGCATGATTCAGCTGCCCAAGGAGCTGCTGACCAAGTCCGGGGCGTTGTCGCCCTCGGAGCGGGCACAGCTCGAAAAACACGTGGACTATGCCAGAGAGGCTCTGTCTGACATTGATTTTGGTCTGCCGGTGCTTGAGGCGATCACCCAGATGTATGAGCGGCTGGACGGCAGCGGGTATCCTGCCGGTCTTGCCGACGGCGCAATCTGCGCTAATGCCCGTATCCTGGCAGTGTCCAACACCTTTTGCGCTCTTGTGCGTCCGCGTTCCTACCGCGAGGCGCACGGCACGGACGACGCCCTGCGCATACTGGCCGAAATGCCGCCCAAGTACGACGCCGCCGTCGTCGCCGCGTTGCAAAGCTATCTGGCGACGGAGTCTGGCAAGGCCTTTATGATGCACCTGCTCGCTGACCAGCTGACGAACGACGCCTAA
- a CDS encoding glycosyltransferase: MRILFLNSVFPGRFRSLAHAFGSAQHNTVLFLAETGQKIAIPGVRRLRLAPPAPYESDDPAEREIVTRLRRGARAGNALLSLRRNGFAPDLICAAASMGGSFYVRDIFPKAFYVAQGDWFYNNGESHCFFTRGTPRPPADFAPLRVSNLWEYNAMGECHLPVTSSLWQRAQYPAALQREIKVVPSGINTRFFVPGDEKKDGDAPAACAADPWGCASHELVTFCGPMHDPARGFDQFRQCLPRLLELRPNCLVVLAWLDIAQTGRKDGTAPPLPENSETGKAMRRAVDILGIDQSFRSRVHLLGARSLKEYRAMLQHSTAHVYLAAPHVFSTGLLEAMACGSLVVASDTPPVREVVQDGVNGFLCDFWDHEKMAQKLADVLAHAPQFGHVRRNARQTVLRSYDADVQTRRFMDLIASSMQSREQG; this comes from the coding sequence ATGCGCATACTTTTTTTGAATTCTGTGTTTCCTGGCCGCTTCAGGTCGCTTGCCCATGCTTTTGGGTCTGCGCAGCACAACACCGTGCTGTTTCTTGCAGAGACCGGGCAAAAAATCGCCATCCCCGGCGTGCGCCGGTTGCGTCTGGCCCCGCCAGCGCCCTATGAAAGCGACGACCCTGCGGAAAGAGAAATTGTAACCCGCCTGCGGCGCGGGGCGCGGGCGGGCAATGCCCTGCTTTCGCTGCGCCGCAACGGTTTTGCCCCTGATCTTATCTGCGCCGCAGCAAGCATGGGCGGCAGCTTTTATGTGCGCGACATCTTTCCCAAGGCTTTCTATGTGGCGCAGGGCGACTGGTTTTACAACAACGGCGAGAGCCACTGCTTTTTTACCAGGGGCACCCCCCGACCTCCCGCCGATTTTGCCCCGCTGCGCGTGAGCAACCTGTGGGAGTACAACGCCATGGGCGAGTGCCACCTGCCGGTCACATCCTCGCTGTGGCAGCGTGCCCAGTACCCCGCAGCGCTGCAGCGCGAAATCAAGGTTGTGCCAAGCGGCATCAATACGCGGTTTTTTGTGCCCGGCGACGAAAAAAAGGACGGCGACGCCCCGGCGGCTTGCGCTGCGGACCCCTGGGGCTGCGCAAGCCACGAACTGGTGACGTTTTGCGGCCCCATGCACGATCCCGCGCGCGGGTTTGACCAGTTTCGCCAGTGCCTGCCGCGCCTGCTGGAGCTCAGGCCCAACTGTCTTGTGGTGCTGGCATGGCTTGATATTGCCCAGACCGGGCGCAAGGACGGCACGGCGCCTCCCCTGCCGGAAAACTCCGAGACCGGCAAGGCCATGCGCCGCGCAGTGGACATCCTTGGCATCGACCAGAGTTTCAGATCTCGGGTGCACCTGCTGGGCGCGCGTTCGCTCAAGGAATACAGGGCCATGCTGCAACATTCCACAGCCCACGTGTATCTGGCCGCCCCGCACGTCTTTTCCACCGGCCTGCTCGAGGCAATGGCCTGCGGTTCGCTGGTGGTGGCCTCAGACACTCCCCCCGTGCGCGAGGTTGTGCAGGACGGTGTTAACGGCTTTTTGTGCGATTTTTGGGATCACGAAAAAATGGCGCAAAAACTGGCCGATGTGCTTGCGCACGCGCCGCAGTTTGGGCATGTGCGCCGTAACGCCCGACAGACAGTGCTGCGCTCGTACGACGCGGACGTGCAGACGCGCAGGTTTATGGATCTGATTGCCTCAAGCATGCAGAGCAGGGAGCAGGGCTAG
- a CDS encoding putative bifunctional diguanylate cyclase/phosphodiesterase, with protein sequence MANSAAAVPPNEHKAASIASPFNTQANLPVYPPDDPDTLAARTGKRFDDTLQPPPLRLLGGIILFFMALIAGLLVCLGNKCSRICRMEDQLNKDELTGLPNMEKLKTLCPALLSAQVTADYMLLSGDICQFKAINDQFGFGMGDRLLQAYAAILRRNVLPEECCARLSSDLFVLLLRFENWDQLAARVREMDKELDEWRRQQDLPYTVRTVYGAFHVPRTQPYDVQRMLDMANYARLEAKRSSGIPMVLYNERMRQQALLCQELNGKLEEALTNGEIEVWHQAKVDMRTGGITGSEALVRWNHPTRGLLLPDNFIPMFERNGLVTGIDFFVFEQTCRSLRSWKRRNLPLHTVSCNFSRLHFDRPNFCQRLADIADRHGIPHHLLEIEITESAIMNNPEAVWLQIVQLKDTGFKTAIDDFGAGYSSLGIVQMLNTDCLKIDRSFIQRDLPGQRAQIVLGNIIRLASDLGMNVICEGVETAEQAAIIVKLGCYTAQGFFYAKPEPMHDFEARLAMQGL encoded by the coding sequence ATGGCAAACAGCGCGGCGGCTGTTCCCCCAAATGAGCACAAGGCAGCATCGATTGCCTCGCCGTTCAACACGCAGGCAAACCTGCCGGTTTACCCGCCCGACGATCCCGACACCCTTGCGGCCCGCACCGGCAAGCGCTTTGACGACACCCTGCAGCCCCCCCCCCTGCGCCTGCTTGGCGGCATCATACTTTTTTTTATGGCCCTCATCGCCGGGTTGCTGGTCTGTCTGGGCAACAAGTGCAGCCGCATCTGCCGCATGGAAGATCAGCTGAACAAGGACGAACTGACCGGCCTGCCCAATATGGAAAAGCTCAAGACCCTGTGCCCGGCCCTGCTGAGCGCCCAGGTTACCGCCGACTACATGCTGCTTTCCGGCGACATCTGCCAGTTTAAGGCCATCAACGACCAGTTTGGCTTTGGCATGGGCGACAGGCTGCTGCAGGCCTATGCGGCGATTTTGCGGCGCAACGTGCTGCCTGAGGAATGCTGCGCGCGCCTTTCTTCCGACCTGTTTGTGCTGCTGCTGCGCTTTGAAAACTGGGACCAGCTGGCGGCGCGCGTACGCGAAATGGACAAGGAGCTCGACGAATGGCGACGGCAGCAGGATCTGCCCTATACGGTGCGCACGGTTTACGGGGCGTTTCATGTGCCCAGAACGCAACCCTATGACGTGCAGCGCATGCTGGACATGGCCAACTACGCCCGCCTTGAGGCCAAGCGCTCGTCCGGCATACCGATGGTGCTTTACAACGAACGCATGCGGCAGCAGGCCCTGCTCTGCCAGGAGCTCAACGGCAAGCTGGAAGAAGCGCTGACCAATGGCGAAATTGAAGTGTGGCATCAGGCCAAGGTGGACATGCGCACCGGGGGCATTACTGGCAGCGAGGCGCTGGTGCGCTGGAACCATCCCACGCGGGGCCTGTTGCTGCCGGACAATTTTATCCCCATGTTCGAGCGCAACGGGCTGGTGACGGGCATCGATTTTTTTGTCTTTGAGCAGACCTGCCGCAGCCTGCGCAGCTGGAAGCGGCGCAACCTCCCGCTGCACACTGTTTCCTGCAATTTTTCACGGCTGCACTTTGACCGCCCCAATTTTTGCCAGCGGCTGGCCGACATCGCGGACCGTCACGGGATTCCTCACCATCTGCTGGAAATAGAAATCACTGAAAGCGCCATCATGAACAACCCCGAAGCCGTCTGGCTGCAGATTGTTCAGCTCAAGGACACGGGCTTCAAAACCGCCATTGACGATTTTGGCGCGGGTTATTCGTCGCTTGGCATTGTGCAGATGCTCAACACCGACTGCCTCAAGATCGACCGCAGCTTTATCCAGCGGGACCTGCCGGGACAGAGGGCGCAGATTGTGCTTGGCAACATCATCCGGCTGGCTTCGGATCTGGGCATGAACGTGATTTGCGAAGGGGTGGAAACTGCGGAGCAGGCCGCCATCATCGTGAAGCTGGGCTGCTATACGGCGCAGGGTTTCTTTTACGCCAAACCCGAACCCATGCACGACTTTGAGGCCAGGCTGGCCATGCAGGGTTTGTAG
- a CDS encoding pyridoxal-phosphate-dependent aminotransferase family protein, whose product MTTVFGKLDHVLLMAPGPSPVAPNVLEAMSLPTLGHLDPDCIKVMDALQDQLRAVCKTRNAVTFPISGTGSAGMEACFVNLVEPGDPVLIVNNGLFCSRMVEVASRLGALVDTVDCPWGVPISVEAVKKQLKQKNYKILAVVHAETSTGVNNPVGELGALVKNSDTLFLVDSVAGLGGVDVRVDEWGIDAFYSGSQKCLSTPPGLAPASFSEAAMEAMARRKTKVPNWYLDVTLIRKYWEGTPRTYHHTAPINMYYGLHQALDNLLAEGLEASFTRHQAMHERLKRGMGKLGFKPYVTEGAAPQVNLFVPPDGVDANALRARLRSEHKIEVAGGLGALGGKVLRVGVMGEGAREKAIDSLVTAVAACL is encoded by the coding sequence ATGACCACGGTTTTTGGAAAACTGGACCATGTGCTTCTGATGGCCCCCGGCCCCAGCCCGGTAGCCCCCAACGTGCTTGAAGCCATGAGCCTGCCGACTCTGGGGCATCTTGACCCCGACTGCATCAAGGTGATGGATGCATTGCAGGATCAGCTGCGCGCCGTGTGCAAAACGCGCAACGCCGTAACATTTCCCATTTCCGGCACAGGCTCCGCCGGCATGGAAGCCTGCTTTGTCAACCTGGTAGAACCTGGCGACCCGGTACTTATTGTCAACAACGGCCTGTTCTGCTCGCGCATGGTCGAGGTGGCCTCGCGCCTGGGCGCTCTGGTGGATACAGTGGATTGCCCATGGGGCGTTCCCATTTCTGTAGAAGCCGTAAAAAAACAGCTGAAACAAAAAAATTACAAGATATTAGCCGTAGTACATGCCGAAACATCCACTGGTGTAAACAATCCAGTGGGCGAGCTTGGCGCGCTGGTTAAAAACAGCGACACCCTGTTTTTGGTAGACAGCGTGGCGGGGCTTGGCGGTGTGGACGTACGGGTGGACGAATGGGGCATCGACGCTTTTTACAGCGGCTCGCAAAAATGCCTTTCCACCCCTCCCGGCCTTGCGCCCGCCTCGTTTTCCGAAGCGGCCATGGAGGCCATGGCCCGGCGCAAAACCAAAGTTCCCAACTGGTATCTGGATGTGACCCTTATCCGCAAATACTGGGAGGGCACGCCCCGCACCTATCATCATACCGCGCCCATCAATATGTACTACGGCCTGCATCAGGCTCTGGACAATCTGCTGGCCGAGGGTCTCGAAGCTTCGTTTACGCGGCATCAGGCCATGCACGAGCGTCTCAAGCGGGGCATGGGCAAACTCGGCTTCAAACCCTATGTAACAGAAGGGGCCGCCCCGCAGGTAAACCTTTTTGTGCCGCCAGACGGCGTGGATGCCAACGCCCTGCGCGCCCGCCTGCGCAGCGAACACAAGATTGAAGTAGCTGGCGGCCTTGGCGCGCTGGGCGGAAAGGTTCTGCGCGTCGGCGTCATGGGCGAAGGCGCCCGCGAAAAAGCCATAGACAGTCTTGTGACGGCTGTAGCCGCCTGCCTGTAA